CCAGGCTAGAGACAGACAAGGTCAACAGCCCATTGTAGAGGGCGAGACCAGGCGAAGCCTGGCCAATGAGGAAGCGCAGAAAAGACTGTAAACGGAAGCGCCTGCCTATCAAGCTATAGGATACCGGAAGAGGGCGGGCCTAAGATGGCGGCGCCCATGGGTGTCAGGAAGAGCCGCTCATGTCGGCGAACGGAGCGGTGTGGGGGCGCGTGCGAAGCCGCCTGCGCGCCTTCCCTGAGCACTTGGCTGCCTGCGGGCCCGAGGTGAGGAGCCGCAGGAGGGCCAGTGCCGCGGGGCAGGAAGGGCCACGCGGGTGGTGACCGGGAGGGAGGGCAGTGACCCGGCTCAGGGGCCCCCGCGACCCGCGCCCGTGTCCCCCGCAGGCCGCGGCTTACGGCAGGTGCGTGCAGGCCTCCACGGCCCCGGGCGGCCGCCTGAACAAGGACCTCTGCGCGCGGGAATTCGAGGCCCTGCGGAGTTGCTTCGCCGCCGCGGTAGGTGGGCGCgggcccctcccagcccttccctgcccGAGCTCCGCTGGGCCtggcctcccttccttctccGTTGGTTACGGGCCCCAGCGCCTCCTGGGTGCTTTAGGCGCCGGTCGACCAGCCCACGAACCCACTGACAAGCTCGCAAAACCTCCGCGGTCCCGGGCCGTGACAGCGTGTTTGCACAGCGGGGCCAGAAGGGATTGGTGGGGACGTGGGTGGGAAAACGCTTTGTAAGCGCTGAGACGCTCCTGTGCGGTCTCTAGTGGGCGCTACCCAGAGGGGCGCCGTGCCTGGGGGGACCCCAACACAGAACCGGCAGCGAGCGCCCCGGCAACTCCTGTGTCAACCTTGCCGTGTTCCTTCAGTTCAGGCGGGCGGCTGCTGTCCTGCCCGGCACCACCGCTTTCCCCTCCCAGCCGCCCCCTTTTCCAGAGGATGAAAGGAGAACCCGCTGAGCAGCAGCAGGCTGTGTGGGGACAGTCGGGGTTCTTGGTCCTGGATTCAGTTCTGCCTCTAACCCCTTCGGCATCAAgtcccttctgtttcttttttttttttttttttttagacagagtctcactctgttgcccaggctagagtgagtgccgtggcgtcagcctagctcacagcaacctcaaactcctgggctcaagcgatcctcctgtctcagcctcccgagtagctgggactacaggcatgcaccaccatgcccggctaattttttctatatatatttttagctgtccatataatttctttctattttttgtagagatggggtctcgctcttgctcaggctggtctcgaactcctgagctcaaacaatccacccacctcggcctcccagagtgctaggattacaggcgtgagccaccgcgcctggccccttcTGTTTCTTATCCTCGGCATTTCTGATCCTTTCTGATCAGATGCTATGTCCCCAGTCTTGTGAAAATGGTCAAGTCCCACATACAGGTAAAGAATTGCAGCGTTGTGTTTGCATATCTTTATAAAGGCTCTGGAAAAAGCGGGGTTCTCGGAGGCTGGCAGACCCTAGCAGAGGTGGGAAGCCTGGTGGAGCTGGCAGGATGGGTGTTCTGGAACAGGACAAGGAGGGTGTTGCCTGCCGATGGGGCTGGTTACGAAAGCGT
The Eulemur rufifrons isolate Redbay chromosome 9, OSU_ERuf_1, whole genome shotgun sequence DNA segment above includes these coding regions:
- the NDUFAF8 gene encoding NADH dehydrogenase [ubiquinone] 1 alpha subcomplex assembly factor 8 isoform X2, coding for MSANGAVWGRVRSRLRAFPEHLAACGPEAAAYGRCVQASTAPGGRLNKDLCAREFEALRSCFAAAMLCPQSCENGQVPHTGKELQRCVCISL
- the NDUFAF8 gene encoding NADH dehydrogenase [ubiquinone] 1 alpha subcomplex assembly factor 8 isoform X3, with protein sequence MSANGAVWGRVRSRLRAFPEHLAACGPEAAAYGRCVQASTAPGGRLNKDLCAREFEALRSCFAAAARKTPKGGC